The Gigantopelta aegis isolate Gae_Host unplaced genomic scaffold, Gae_host_genome ctg4396_pilon_pilon, whole genome shotgun sequence genome window below encodes:
- the LOC121392736 gene encoding LOW QUALITY PROTEIN: uncharacterized protein LOC121392736 (The sequence of the model RefSeq protein was modified relative to this genomic sequence to represent the inferred CDS: inserted 3 bases in 3 codons; substituted 1 base at 1 genomic stop codon) — protein MAASGKFPVTVTSDGLYNAHHKRSLRHSLLTSLAIHNNKHGAFNLFTWDPHTGMEFGLPGPFPPPPTAGTSPAPLLGLLPALLLLTLVHITYFEMDLQVGETFKVPASLPSVSVDGYXDPSGGDIFLGRLXNVHRTEASERARLHIGKGGSIIIEEKNELEVWISMFSDHSVFVQSYFLDYQAGRALGDAVHKIYPKAFIKCFDLRHCYEEMQKQAHEACVAVAKQTAAVRGKPHVXLLLICFYVFIIGALSVQNTQIDPGLTRGLGVDDLRRLCILRLSFVKGWGPDYRRQSIKETPCWVEIHLHRALQLLDSVLLNFLGISNSRINQQQDKPRVLVTGGVGFIGRNFVQFLVENQLASKIRFQQASKTNVKRXIDVSTAQVYNSDKGISSEKSKVDPWTLIAKHKLEAEKYLATVPGLNYVIVRPAITYGIGDKYGISPRLIIGAVYRQLGEKMQLLWTKDLHMNTVHVRDLCRAMWHLRCEGPNSEVYNIVDKGHTTQGIISELVSKLFGISPGYYGAVLSNLARLHMTEAVEESNEKHLSPWSDACNESGVVNTPLTPYIDKELLYNKHLHIDGSKLEATGFVYDVPQMTLELLREIVDDYVTSGLFPASLVPPAGNE, from the exons ATGGCTGCGTCTGGTAAATTTCCTGTGACTGTCACATCAGACGGGCTTTACAACGCACACCACAAAAGAAGTCTAAGACACAGTCTCCTTACCTCACTGGCTATTCACAACAACAAGCATGGCGCTTTCAACCTCTTCACCTGGGATCCTCATACAGGCATGGAATTTGGTCTGCCTGGTCCTTTTCCTCCGCCCCCAACTGCGGGGACCTCTCCAGCCCCTCTTCTCGGGCTGCTACCAGCACTGCTA CTCCTGACTTTGGTGCACATCACTTATTTTGAAATGGACCTTCAAGTCGGAGAGACTTTCAAAGTTCCTGCTAGCTTACCCTCTGTGTCTGTTGATGGCT GTGATCCTTCAGGTGGAGATATTTTTCTTGGAAGAT TCAACGTTCATCGTACTGAGGCAAGCGAACGAGCACGCCTTCATATTGGAAAAGGTGGA AGCATAATAATTGAAGAAAAGAATGAATTAGAAGTCTGGATTTCGATGTTCAGCGATCATAGTGTCTTTGTACAGAGTTATTTCTTGGATTATCAAGCAGGTCGAGCACTTGGTGATGCTGTTCATAAAATCTATCCTAAAGCATTCATTAAA tgtttTGATTTGAGACATTGTTATGAAGAGATGCAGAAACAAGCTCATGAAGCTTGTGTAGCTGTTGCTAAACAAACTGCAGCTGTACGAGGTAAACCACATGTTTAActacttttaatatgtttttatgtatttattataggGGCACTCTCTGTCCAGAACACTCAAATTGATCCTGGACTAACTCGTGGACTTGGTGTTGATGATTTAAGACGACTTTGTATTCTACGTTTAAGTTTTGTGAAAGGTTGGGGACCTGATTATCGTAGACAAAGTATAAAAGAGACTCCTTGTTGGGTTGAAATCCATCTTCATCGTGCGCTTCAACTATTAGATTCTGTCCTGCTCAACTTCCTCGGAATCTCAAATTCAAGAATCAATCAGC AGCAGGACAAACCTCGCGTTTTGGTAACTGG AGGTGTTGGATTTATTGGTAGAAATTTTGTCCAGTTTTTAGTGGAGAACCAACTAGCTTCTAAGATAAGA TTTCAACAAGCAtctaaaacaaatgtcaaaC TTATTGATGTTTCTACAGCTCAAGTTTATAACTCAGATAAG GGTATCAGTTCTGAGAAAAGTAAAGTCGATCCATGGACATTGATAGCTAAACATAAACTTGAAGCAGAAAAATACTTAGCTACTGTTCCTGG ATTAAATTATGTTATTGTACGACCTGCTATAACATATGGTATTGGAGATAAATATGGGATTT CTCCAAGATTAATTATCGGTGCTGTATATCGTCAATTGGGTGAGAAAATGCAG ttGCTATGGACTAAAGATTTACATATGAATACTGTCCATGTACGTGATTTATGCCGTGCTATGTGGCATTTAAGATGTGAAGGTCCTAATAGTgaagtttataatattgttgatAAAGGACACACCA CTCAAGGGATTATTTCAGAGTTGGTGTCCAAATTATTTGGTATTTCCCCCGGCTATTATGGTGCTGTCCTGTCAAATTTGGCTCGCTTACATATGACAGAAGCTGTTGAGGAATCAAATGAGAAACATTTAAGTCCGTGGTCTGATGCATGCAATGAAAGTGGAGTTGTTAATACACCATTAACTCCTTATATAGACAAG GAGCTCTTATATAACAAACATCTTCATATTGATGGTAGTAAACTGGAAGCTACTGGATTTGTATATGATGTACCACAAATGACCTTAGAGCTATTAAGAGAG ATTGTAGATGATTATGTAACATCGGGATTGTTTCCTGCTTCCCTTGTTCCTCCAGCTGGAAACGAGTGA